One genomic segment of Desulfonatronovibrio magnus includes these proteins:
- a CDS encoding AAA family ATPase, whose product MKFPYGISNFREITLSDYFYADRTSRIPLLEHGKYQLFIRPRRFGKTLLLSTLFNYYDLASAHLFDDMFGHLSIGKNPTPYRNKYFILQWDFSCVDPTGNVQQIKRALHNHINVRIEGFLKYYQEFDIQSVNINPDDALSSIDSLVYSLRMSGHPLYLLIDEYDNFANEVMMGAAMDNKRRYEALVFEEGPLRTLFKAVKSATSQSLIDRIFITGVSPVVMSDITSGFNIARNIYLNQQHNDLCGFTLLETQKAVEAVAEDCGFDESAGLGAASMIKIWYDGYLFSPDARNMVINPTLALFFLDTLEQECTYPRNMLDDNMATDRSKLEYISQIPGGGQLLLDLTTDGYVVEVDDIVSRFGMRDMLRDQSKDNSFMVSLLYYFGVLSLQGRTDLGKLILRVPNLVIRKLYVEQIAEMLLPDPIRRDEGKWAAEKLYQTGDMDPICRFIEQKYFKVFHTADYRWANELTVKTAFLTLLYNDNLYVMDSELEIERGRTDLTMIIRPDARQYKILDILVEFKFVSLKDAGTGGEEVRTMDREKLESMKLMQQAMAEAREQVRRNMESLSRKHDHLRLRGYAVVSLGFERIWWEEVYSGP is encoded by the coding sequence ATGAAGTTTCCGTATGGTATATCCAATTTTCGAGAGATTACTTTAAGTGACTACTTTTACGCTGACCGCACCAGCCGCATCCCCTTGCTGGAGCATGGTAAATACCAGCTTTTTATTCGCCCCAGACGATTCGGCAAGACTTTGCTCCTTTCAACATTATTCAACTATTATGACCTGGCTTCAGCTCATCTTTTTGATGATATGTTTGGACATTTATCCATAGGAAAGAATCCTACCCCTTATCGCAATAAATATTTTATTCTGCAGTGGGATTTTTCATGTGTTGACCCTACAGGGAATGTCCAGCAGATAAAGCGGGCTTTGCATAATCACATCAATGTTCGCATTGAAGGTTTTTTGAAGTATTATCAAGAATTTGATATTCAGAGTGTAAACATCAATCCCGACGATGCTCTCAGTTCCATAGATTCACTGGTTTACTCTTTGCGCATGAGCGGTCATCCTCTTTACCTGCTCATTGACGAATATGATAATTTCGCCAATGAAGTTATGATGGGGGCAGCCATGGACAACAAGCGCCGCTATGAGGCATTGGTCTTTGAGGAAGGGCCTTTGCGAACACTGTTTAAGGCTGTCAAGTCAGCCACCAGCCAGTCGCTTATTGACCGCATTTTTATTACCGGAGTCTCGCCGGTGGTTATGAGTGATATCACCAGCGGATTTAATATTGCCAGAAATATTTACCTGAACCAGCAGCATAATGATCTTTGCGGTTTTACATTATTAGAAACACAGAAGGCAGTTGAAGCAGTTGCAGAAGATTGCGGCTTTGATGAAAGTGCAGGCCTTGGTGCAGCATCCATGATTAAAATCTGGTATGATGGCTACCTGTTCAGCCCTGATGCCAGAAACATGGTCATCAATCCCACACTGGCACTTTTTTTTCTTGATACCCTGGAACAGGAATGTACCTATCCCCGCAATATGCTGGATGATAATATGGCCACTGACCGCAGCAAGCTGGAATATATTTCTCAAATTCCAGGTGGTGGTCAGCTGCTGCTGGACCTGACTACGGATGGCTATGTAGTAGAAGTTGATGATATTGTCAGCAGGTTCGGCATGCGGGATATGCTCAGGGATCAGAGCAAGGACAATAGCTTCATGGTTTCGCTGCTCTACTATTTCGGAGTGCTTTCATTACAGGGCAGGACAGATCTGGGCAAGCTGATCCTGCGGGTGCCAAATCTTGTAATACGAAAGCTTTATGTGGAGCAGATCGCTGAAATGCTTCTGCCTGACCCCATACGCAGAGATGAAGGAAAATGGGCTGCTGAAAAACTTTATCAGACAGGCGATATGGATCCCATCTGTCGGTTCATAGAGCAGAAGTATTTCAAGGTTTTTCACACTGCAGACTACCGCTGGGCCAATGAACTGACTGTAAAAACCGCTTTTCTCACCCTGCTCTACAACGACAATCTATACGTCATGGATTCAGAATTAGAGATTGAACGAGGCCGGACGGACCTGACCATGATTATCCGCCCTGACGCACGGCAATACAAAATTCTGGACATACTTGTGGAGTTCAAGTTCGTCAGCCTCAAGGACGCTGGAACAGGCGGAGAAGAAGTTAGAACCATGGACAGAGAAAAGCTTGAGTCCATGAAGCTCATGCAACAGGCCATGGCCGAGGCCAGGGAACAGGTGCGCAGGAACATGGAGAGCTTAAGCAGGAAGCACGACCACCTGCGACTGCGCGGTTATGCTGTGGTCAGCCTTGGATTTGAGAGGATATGGTGGGAAGAGGTCTATTCCGGGCCTTGA
- the alaC gene encoding alanine transaminase, with protein sequence MSEFARINRLPPYVFAIVNELKMQMRRQGEDIIDLGMGNPDLATPKHIVDKLVEAARKEVNHRYSASRGIPNLRRAICDWYKRRYNVDLNPETEAIATMGAKEGLSHLAMAMLSPGDVVFSQDPTYPIHPYSAIIAGADVRRIPIGLDRDFFEDLLVATRQTWPQPKVLIICYPHNPTTATVDLNFFQKIVDFAKEHKIYVIHDLAYADLCFDGYKAPSFLEIPGAKDIGVEFFSLSKSYSMPGWRMGFCCGNSTLVNALTRIKSYLDYGIFQPIQIASIIALNGPQDCVQEIVDIYEDRRNALVEGLNRIGWAVEKPKATMFVWARIPDEFKKLGSVEFSKLLLQEGKVAVSPGLGFGHYGDDHVRFALVENRHRINQALRGIKKVLGG encoded by the coding sequence ATGTCCGAATTCGCCAGAATAAACCGACTCCCTCCCTATGTCTTTGCCATTGTTAATGAACTGAAAATGCAGATGCGCCGTCAAGGCGAGGATATTATTGACCTTGGCATGGGCAATCCAGATCTGGCAACCCCTAAACACATTGTCGACAAGCTTGTGGAAGCTGCCCGGAAAGAAGTCAATCATCGCTATTCAGCCTCGCGCGGGATTCCCAATCTGCGCCGGGCCATTTGCGACTGGTATAAAAGGCGCTACAACGTAGATCTGAACCCTGAAACAGAGGCCATTGCCACCATGGGTGCCAAAGAAGGACTGTCACACCTCGCTATGGCCATGCTCAGCCCCGGGGATGTAGTTTTTTCACAGGACCCAACCTACCCCATTCATCCTTACTCAGCCATCATCGCTGGTGCAGACGTCAGGAGAATCCCCATTGGACTGGACCGCGATTTTTTCGAAGATCTGCTTGTAGCTACAAGACAGACCTGGCCTCAGCCCAAAGTCCTGATTATCTGCTATCCGCACAATCCCACCACAGCTACTGTGGACCTGAACTTTTTTCAGAAGATTGTTGATTTTGCAAAGGAACATAAGATCTATGTAATTCATGATCTTGCTTATGCTGATCTTTGTTTTGATGGATATAAAGCACCCAGCTTCCTCGAGATACCCGGTGCCAAAGACATAGGTGTTGAATTCTTTTCCCTGTCCAAAAGTTATTCCATGCCGGGCTGGCGCATGGGATTCTGCTGCGGCAACTCCACCCTGGTCAACGCTCTGACAAGAATCAAAAGCTATCTTGACTATGGCATATTTCAACCCATTCAGATAGCCTCCATCATTGCCCTCAATGGTCCTCAGGATTGTGTCCAGGAAATCGTGGATATCTACGAAGACCGGCGCAACGCTCTCGTGGAGGGTCTTAACAGAATTGGATGGGCAGTGGAAAAACCCAAGGCTACCATGTTTGTATGGGCCCGAATACCCGATGAATTTAAGAAACTCGGGTCAGTGGAATTCTCCAAGCTTCTGCTTCAGGAAGGCAAGGTGGCTGTATCACCGGGTCTTGGCTTTGGTCATTACGGTGATGATCATGTGCGATTTGCCCTTGTAGAAAACAGACACCGCATCAATCAGGCCCTTCGCGGCATTAAAAAAGTTCTGGGGGGATAA
- a CDS encoding UPF0149 family protein: MSELLQSGHEQLSDHELEELAGFLGEGPESMNIEMMDGFLAAIVCSPELVMPGDFLHYIWGEEREFETAEQAQKYAGLILRHWNSIISQLDNNDVFIPFMLEHEEGYIGNDWASGFLFGINL, from the coding sequence ATGAGCGAATTACTTCAATCTGGTCATGAGCAGCTTTCGGATCATGAGCTGGAAGAACTGGCAGGTTTTCTTGGTGAAGGTCCAGAGTCCATGAACATTGAAATGATGGATGGTTTTCTGGCAGCGATTGTCTGTTCACCGGAGCTGGTCATGCCCGGTGATTTTTTGCACTATATCTGGGGAGAGGAACGTGAATTTGAAACAGCTGAGCAGGCCCAAAAGTATGCGGGACTGATTCTCAGGCACTGGAATTCCATTATAAGTCAGCTTGATAATAACGATGTTTTCATTCCTTTCATGCTTGAACATGAGGAAGGATACATTGGCAATGACTGGGCTTCCGGCTTTCTGTTTGGCATTAATCTGTGA
- a CDS encoding Hpt domain-containing protein has protein sequence PIMPESAESLPRMPGVNTSLGLSKASGNQALYTGMLGKFQNKYLDSIQQIERMLQENQLQEALRLAHTLKGTAGNLGMQELYKAAAALEQGIKGQARDLNQLFATARSSMNTVQESLQKILASPPHHQQTVEPGTVDIKQAAALVQEASMLLDENISQAMEKLQELLQMPVSSDLQTRLQEAYRLVEEFETDEARKELEEIAADLN, from the coding sequence AACCCATAATGCCTGAAAGTGCAGAGTCTTTGCCTCGGATGCCTGGTGTGAATACCAGCCTTGGCCTGTCTAAGGCTTCAGGTAATCAGGCTCTGTATACCGGAATGCTTGGCAAATTTCAGAACAAGTATCTGGATTCCATCCAGCAGATAGAACGTATGCTGCAGGAAAATCAGCTTCAGGAGGCTTTACGTCTGGCCCACACCCTAAAAGGTACAGCTGGCAATCTGGGTATGCAGGAGCTTTACAAGGCTGCAGCGGCTTTGGAACAAGGCATTAAAGGCCAGGCCCGGGACCTGAATCAGTTGTTTGCCACAGCCAGGTCCAGCATGAATACAGTACAGGAGTCTTTGCAGAAAATCCTGGCCTCTCCCCCCCACCATCAGCAAACTGTAGAACCGGGCACAGTAGACATTAAACAGGCTGCAGCCCTGGTCCAGGAGGCATCCATGCTGCTGGACGAAAACATCAGTCAGGCCATGGAAAAACTGCAGGAGCTATTGCAGATGCCGGTGTCTTCTGATTTGCAGACCAGACTGCAGGAGGCTTACAGACTCGTGGAAGAATTTGAAACTGACGAGGCCCGCAAAGAGCTGGAAGAAATTGCCGCTGACCTTAATTGA
- a CDS encoding homoserine dehydrogenase, with product MDKDVINLALAGFGTVGTGLARIIQENNEWIERRIGKKLVITKVLVRDTSKVRSFIPGPETRFTDNLDDILEDQETDILVELMGGTEIPRKLIEAGLKSGKHVVTANKALLAEYGNELFALAHDQNQGLYYEASVAGGIPIVQTLKDSLAGNKIKSITGILNGTANFILSEMTARGHDFSEALKAAQDLGYAEADPALDIEGMDAAHKLVILIRLAHGADYPLKILPVQGVSKVQATDISLAGEFGYVLKLIAQVREKSGHLQAGVFPALLPKNHILAKVDGPFNSILLEGNAVGPIMLYGQGAGDLPTGSAVLADIMALAISHAQINNTGFRERTLPSARIVEPDLGVSEHYFRMTALDKPGVLSAVTGVLGEHNISIAQAVQKPGPQGKNVPIVFLTHRAQLKAINSALKVIDEFDFITAPTVHYRIL from the coding sequence ATGGATAAAGATGTAATCAATCTGGCTCTGGCAGGTTTTGGCACTGTAGGAACCGGACTGGCCAGAATAATCCAGGAAAACAATGAATGGATTGAACGAAGAATCGGCAAAAAACTGGTTATAACCAAGGTCCTGGTTCGGGATACTTCCAAGGTCAGATCTTTTATTCCCGGACCTGAGACCAGATTCACCGACAATCTTGACGATATTCTTGAAGACCAGGAAACCGATATTCTGGTGGAACTTATGGGCGGTACGGAAATACCCCGCAAGCTCATTGAGGCTGGCCTCAAAAGCGGCAAACATGTTGTTACTGCCAACAAGGCCCTGCTGGCTGAGTACGGCAATGAACTTTTTGCCCTGGCTCATGACCAGAATCAGGGGCTTTATTACGAGGCCAGTGTTGCCGGAGGAATACCCATTGTACAAACCCTCAAGGACAGTCTGGCGGGCAACAAAATCAAATCCATCACCGGCATCCTCAATGGCACAGCCAACTTTATCCTGAGTGAAATGACTGCCAGGGGCCATGATTTCAGTGAGGCCCTGAAGGCTGCCCAGGATCTTGGCTATGCCGAGGCTGATCCTGCCTTAGACATTGAAGGGATGGATGCAGCGCATAAGCTGGTCATACTGATACGCCTGGCCCACGGAGCTGATTATCCCCTGAAAATTCTTCCTGTTCAGGGAGTATCCAAGGTTCAGGCAACAGATATATCGCTGGCCGGTGAATTTGGTTATGTGTTGAAACTGATCGCCCAGGTACGGGAAAAATCAGGCCATCTGCAGGCAGGTGTGTTCCCGGCCCTTTTGCCCAAAAATCATATTCTGGCCAAGGTGGATGGCCCCTTCAATTCCATCCTTCTCGAAGGCAATGCAGTGGGCCCCATTATGCTTTACGGTCAGGGTGCCGGCGATCTGCCCACAGGAAGCGCTGTTCTGGCCGATATTATGGCGCTGGCCATAAGTCATGCCCAGATTAATAATACCGGGTTCAGGGAAAGGACATTACCTTCAGCGAGAATCGTTGAGCCTGACCTTGGTGTTTCTGAGCACTATTTCCGCATGACAGCCTTGGACAAACCAGGAGTTCTGTCAGCGGTTACCGGGGTCCTGGGAGAGCATAACATCAGCATAGCCCAGGCAGTGCAAAAGCCCGGACCTCAAGGCAAGAACGTCCCCATAGTCTTTCTGACTCACAGGGCACAGTTAAAGGCCATAAACTCAGCACTGAAGGTTATTGATGAATTTGATTTCATCACTGCGCCAACAGTACACTACAGGATTTTGTGA
- a CDS encoding alpha/beta hydrolase gives MIRIGHYFSTVGLLVGTSFFALSLTPSLVPRGDTVQGIISGLSMAAGYATGVLGCVLWRYFELPCPSKRIQRIIHAVVASLCALLAISFLLQASQWQNDIRALMGMEEVPGVRALWVGLVAVLVFLSLLALGKLFTAIRKFFSHHLRRVVPHRVSVVTGLLMSFYLFWAMMNGVLFSSLLRSADYSHQQVDALIEPEQSQPQDALRAGSPESLISWETMGRQGRRYLAGGPTAQDIAVFTTEQTKDPLRVYVGLNAAETPQERADLALAELERIGGFNRSLLVLIAPTGTGWIDPAGVDTLEYLHRGDVASVAAQYSYLPSPLSVVADGNYGVESTRALFEAVYGRWRDLPENERPALYLFGLSLGAMNLDRSFDFYDIIDDPFNGALWVGPPFRMDTWRDITQRRRPGTPEWLPSFRDDSVVRFANQAGGLDQGEAPWGDFRIAFLQYASDPITFFSPDSFYQEPAWMRDPRGPDVSSDLRWFPIITMLQLAADMAAGKSPPGYGHEYAAEHYFDAWVALTEPPGWDDDALSLLREHFSEIK, from the coding sequence ATGATTCGCATTGGACATTATTTTTCAACCGTCGGCCTGCTTGTGGGCACTTCTTTTTTTGCGCTCTCCCTGACTCCAAGCCTGGTGCCCCGTGGGGATACTGTTCAGGGTATCATTTCAGGCTTATCCATGGCTGCCGGGTATGCAACCGGTGTACTTGGTTGTGTGCTGTGGCGCTATTTTGAGCTGCCTTGCCCATCAAAACGCATTCAGCGCATCATTCATGCTGTTGTTGCAAGTCTTTGCGCTTTGCTGGCCATCAGTTTTCTTCTGCAGGCCAGTCAGTGGCAGAATGATATACGCGCTCTCATGGGCATGGAGGAAGTCCCGGGTGTGCGGGCACTGTGGGTTGGTCTGGTGGCAGTGCTGGTGTTTCTAAGCTTGCTGGCACTGGGTAAGCTATTTACAGCCATCAGAAAATTCTTTTCGCACCATTTACGCCGTGTCGTGCCCCACAGGGTCTCTGTGGTGACTGGTTTGCTCATGTCGTTCTATCTTTTCTGGGCCATGATGAACGGAGTTCTTTTTTCATCACTTTTGAGAAGCGCAGATTATTCTCATCAACAGGTTGATGCCCTGATTGAACCCGAACAGTCCCAGCCTCAGGATGCCCTGCGCGCTGGCAGCCCGGAGTCGCTGATTTCCTGGGAAACCATGGGGCGACAGGGCCGTCGTTATTTAGCGGGTGGCCCTACAGCACAGGATATTGCAGTGTTTACAACAGAGCAGACAAAAGATCCTTTGAGAGTCTACGTTGGTCTGAATGCTGCTGAAACACCACAGGAGCGAGCCGACCTGGCTCTGGCCGAGCTTGAGCGGATTGGCGGTTTCAATCGCTCCCTGCTGGTACTCATTGCTCCCACTGGCACTGGCTGGATTGATCCGGCAGGGGTGGATACTTTAGAGTATCTGCACCGGGGTGATGTGGCCAGTGTTGCTGCTCAGTACAGCTATCTGCCAAGCCCATTATCGGTGGTGGCTGACGGCAACTATGGAGTAGAGAGTACCCGTGCCCTGTTTGAGGCTGTTTATGGCCGCTGGCGTGACTTGCCGGAGAACGAAAGACCTGCCCTCTATTTGTTTGGATTGAGCCTGGGTGCCATGAATCTGGATCGCTCCTTTGATTTCTACGATATTATTGATGATCCTTTCAATGGTGCTCTCTGGGTTGGCCCGCCTTTCCGGATGGACACATGGAGAGATATAACTCAACGCCGTCGGCCCGGCACGCCGGAGTGGCTGCCCAGCTTCCGGGATGACTCTGTGGTTCGGTTTGCCAACCAGGCAGGGGGGTTAGATCAGGGTGAAGCCCCCTGGGGCGACTTTCGTATTGCGTTTCTGCAGTATGCCAGCGATCCCATCACTTTTTTTTCTCCGGATTCATTCTATCAGGAACCTGCATGGATGCGGGATCCTCGCGGCCCGGATGTGTCCTCGGACCTGCGCTGGTTCCCCATTATCACCATGCTTCAGCTTGCTGCTGATATGGCAGCTGGAAAATCTCCACCAGGCTACGGCCATGAATATGCTGCAGAACATTATTTTGATGCCTGGGTGGCATTAACAGAGCCGCCAGGCTGGGATGATGATGCCTTGTCGCTCTTGCGCGAACATTTCAGTGAAATAAAATAG
- a CDS encoding SEC-C metal-binding domain-containing protein, giving the protein MIPILLLANEQNPDSKLWPGPIPSDERKEILTTLAVGVPKIYDYFDQQRKSNASRLQQEQRGTIKRSARKIGRNEPCPCGSEKKFKKCCGMN; this is encoded by the coding sequence TTGATTCCAATTTTGCTGCTTGCTAACGAACAAAACCCTGATTCCAAGCTATGGCCAGGCCCTATCCCTTCAGACGAGCGAAAAGAAATACTGACCACTCTGGCTGTAGGTGTTCCCAAGATTTATGATTATTTTGATCAGCAAAGAAAATCAAATGCTTCACGTCTCCAACAGGAACAGCGCGGAACAATAAAGCGGTCAGCCCGCAAAATCGGAAGAAATGAACCATGCCCATGCGGCAGCGAAAAAAAATTTAAAAAATGTTGCGGCATGAATTAA